The Myxococcota bacterium genome contains a region encoding:
- a CDS encoding adenylate/guanylate cyclase domain-containing protein, which produces MPFTGERKRISVLFADICGSTELIAGLDPEGAARVIEPPLIAIREAVRRFGGTVSEVRGDGLMALFGAPIAQEDHALRACLAAIEIHRRIADLSEASIRVRVGVNSGEVVVRAIRSDTGFDYTAVGNVVHLAARLEQAAHPSTTLLGPATRRGAAGLIEVRQREGLELKGVTETVDAFELLTVREGEHRARALEASDGALRGFFGREHQIGRLQAALERARVDGTHLVDIVGDVGVGKSRLVHEFCGFAAAMGWHIWRFDGSPLEQGLPHAPTRRALAEWLDSGAAHDEGTRGDELEPCVQAWDDEGRVDTTALRALLGLSLEGSDWKATSPERRRERLLGGVTALLAACPEPVVAVFEDVQWMDEETRSLCERLAQSRGRQQRLVIATRRATSDTIDPLLAAAERIAVPVLDDASARALLADEMGDHPGVGRLIELVAERTGGVPLFIEESLRSLIDTGVIRGRSGDFRPARSFHDLVIPDSVESAIGARVDRLPSGLKRLLQTIAAAGTAPREVIAEASGMSAHELADSLAALEHHGFLAKSTQNEAIAFHHALIRDVGYGLLLERDRARLHERVLEALERLAAERRKEFIGLLGLHAQRSGDYEKAVGYLEKAGLKAIGQSAHREAVGFLESALQALASLPSSHDHLRKSVRIRLLLRGCLIPSGDVVRVGFHLEKAEEEAELVGEIRPLGLVYATSTFSDWLAGHYAEGIQAGRRAETISGRVDDLTLRVVTGVGLGLCFHGAGHFEEAATVHRALLARLPGKLEGERFNSTAVPAVLARGFLTHSCAELGQFERAAEYAETSLALATRLGDHFGHALARLGAAHYHRLRHEHPDAEAVLVEGLEDCRRHDLPTVAVALAAELGLVRAEREASDIADPMADLERITDIADDQQIPRWSLDLRLLALSQLALRLGQPAIALQRAAEACQVSRDHGDLGTLGWSLVARARAARATGGERPDSHLDEAAALALRGNRTPLQAEVLFARAEVAAGRARERHAQVAARAFKALGLDTRSDAAHAMASA; this is translated from the coding sequence ATGCCGTTCACCGGTGAGCGCAAGAGGATCAGCGTCCTCTTCGCCGACATCTGTGGCTCCACTGAGCTGATCGCGGGCCTCGACCCGGAAGGCGCTGCACGGGTGATCGAGCCGCCGCTGATCGCGATCCGCGAGGCGGTGCGCCGGTTCGGAGGAACCGTCAGCGAGGTGCGAGGCGACGGGCTGATGGCGCTCTTCGGGGCGCCGATCGCCCAGGAAGACCACGCGTTGCGCGCGTGCCTTGCAGCGATCGAGATCCACCGGCGCATCGCGGATCTCTCGGAAGCATCGATCCGAGTAAGGGTCGGCGTGAACAGCGGCGAGGTGGTGGTACGCGCGATCCGCAGCGACACGGGCTTCGACTACACCGCTGTTGGGAACGTGGTCCACCTGGCCGCAAGGCTCGAGCAGGCCGCGCATCCGAGCACCACCCTGCTCGGCCCTGCGACCCGTCGCGGCGCCGCGGGGCTAATAGAGGTACGACAGCGGGAGGGCCTCGAACTCAAGGGGGTCACCGAGACGGTCGACGCGTTCGAGCTCCTCACCGTCCGCGAGGGTGAACACCGGGCACGCGCGCTGGAGGCTTCCGATGGCGCCCTGCGCGGGTTCTTTGGACGCGAGCACCAGATCGGCCGACTGCAAGCGGCGCTCGAACGGGCGCGAGTCGACGGCACACACCTCGTCGATATCGTTGGGGACGTCGGTGTCGGGAAGTCTCGACTCGTCCACGAATTCTGCGGCTTCGCAGCCGCGATGGGCTGGCATATCTGGCGCTTCGACGGATCTCCTCTCGAACAGGGCCTGCCCCACGCCCCGACACGACGGGCGCTGGCCGAGTGGTTGGACTCGGGTGCGGCGCACGACGAGGGCACACGCGGGGACGAGCTCGAGCCCTGCGTGCAGGCTTGGGATGACGAGGGGCGGGTCGACACGACGGCGCTGCGAGCATTGCTGGGGCTTTCCTTGGAGGGCTCGGATTGGAAGGCGACTTCCCCGGAGAGGCGCCGAGAACGATTGCTCGGCGGGGTTACCGCGCTGTTGGCCGCGTGTCCCGAGCCCGTCGTCGCCGTATTCGAAGACGTCCAGTGGATGGATGAAGAGACGCGCTCCCTGTGCGAGCGACTCGCCCAGAGCCGGGGACGACAGCAGCGACTCGTGATCGCGACCCGCCGCGCGACGAGCGACACCATCGACCCCCTGCTCGCGGCGGCGGAACGGATAGCCGTCCCGGTGCTCGACGATGCCAGCGCGCGCGCGCTGTTGGCCGACGAGATGGGAGACCACCCGGGAGTCGGGCGCCTGATCGAGTTGGTGGCGGAGCGCACTGGGGGCGTCCCGCTCTTCATCGAGGAGAGCCTCCGCAGCTTGATCGATACCGGCGTGATTCGCGGACGCTCCGGCGACTTCCGCCCTGCCCGCTCCTTCCATGACCTCGTGATCCCCGACAGCGTCGAATCGGCGATCGGAGCCCGCGTCGATCGCCTCCCGAGCGGACTGAAGCGCTTGCTCCAGACGATCGCGGCGGCGGGAACGGCGCCGCGCGAGGTGATCGCCGAGGCCTCGGGCATGTCGGCCCACGAACTCGCCGATTCCCTCGCCGCCCTCGAGCACCACGGCTTCCTCGCGAAGTCCACCCAGAACGAAGCCATCGCCTTCCACCATGCCTTGATCCGCGACGTCGGATACGGTCTGCTCCTCGAGCGCGACCGTGCCAGGTTGCACGAACGTGTCCTCGAGGCGCTCGAACGCCTCGCCGCAGAGCGCCGGAAAGAATTCATCGGGTTGCTCGGCCTCCACGCGCAGCGTTCGGGCGATTACGAGAAGGCCGTGGGCTACCTCGAAAAAGCCGGGCTGAAGGCGATCGGGCAATCGGCGCATCGCGAGGCCGTCGGCTTTCTGGAAAGCGCGCTCCAGGCGCTCGCTTCCTTGCCCTCGAGCCACGATCACCTGCGCAAGTCGGTGCGTATCCGACTCTTGCTGCGCGGGTGCCTCATTCCCAGCGGCGATGTCGTGCGCGTCGGATTTCACCTCGAGAAAGCAGAAGAGGAAGCAGAGCTCGTCGGTGAGATCCGGCCGCTCGGTCTGGTTTATGCGACGAGCACGTTCTCGGATTGGCTCGCCGGCCACTATGCCGAGGGTATTCAGGCCGGCCGTCGCGCCGAGACCATCTCGGGGCGCGTTGACGATCTGACCCTGCGCGTCGTTACCGGCGTCGGCCTCGGACTTTGCTTCCATGGGGCCGGTCACTTCGAAGAGGCCGCTACCGTCCACCGCGCACTCCTGGCCCGCCTGCCTGGAAAACTCGAGGGCGAGCGCTTCAACAGCACCGCCGTTCCCGCCGTGCTGGCCCGCGGCTTCTTGACCCACTCATGCGCGGAGCTCGGCCAGTTCGAGCGGGCCGCCGAGTATGCCGAGACCTCGCTCGCCCTCGCGACTCGCCTTGGCGATCATTTCGGACACGCCCTCGCGCGCTTGGGAGCCGCACACTATCACCGCTTGAGGCACGAGCATCCCGATGCGGAAGCCGTCCTGGTCGAAGGTCTCGAGGACTGCCGGCGACACGATCTGCCTACCGTCGCCGTGGCGCTAGCGGCAGAGCTCGGCCTCGTGCGCGCCGAGCGCGAGGCGAGTGACATCGCTGACCCGATGGCGGACCTCGAGCGGATCACCGACATCGCCGACGATCAGCAGATCCCTCGGTGGTCCCTCGACCTTCGCCTCCTCGCACTCTCGCAGCTGGCCTTGCGTCTGGGCCAGCCGGCAATCGCTTTGCAGCGCGCCGCAGAGGCCTGCCAGGTGAGCCGCGATCACGGGGATCTCGGCACCCTCGGCTGGAGCCTTGTCGCTCGGGCACGGGCGGCCCGAGCCACCGGCGGCGAACGACCCGACAGCCACCTCGACGAAGCCGCCGCCCTCGCCCTGCGCGGAAACCGCACCCCGCTCCAGGCCGAAGTACTCTTCGCGCGAGCCGAGGTTGCCGCGGGGCGCGCGAGGGAGCGTCACGCGCAGGTCGCCGCGCGGGCGTTCAAGGCGCTCGGCCTCGATACGCGTAGCGACGCCGCGCACGCGATGGCGAGCGCCTAG
- a CDS encoding Dyp-type peroxidase — protein MTSLHPDATTGDFTSDVQANVLRGLRARHARFVFVRFDDAAGARAWLGDQDLTDGQLWPRGQPPSEVLSTVAISSDGMRALGVDDSLVEGFPEAFRAGMWERRATLGDPPTLDAWDRDLRDKVGRQPHALLSLYADDEAKLEDAVHRRALLSGASVRRVHVEKGRRLVEGREHFGFRDGISQPVWTEQMKWRSRYPLSRLLCFPPSGGDPTLRRLLRLGSYLVFRKIEQDVAEFRRFVQGRRFTPENVAALMMGRWRNGAPVELFPDDPGELLHDHNDFEFDDEASPGRTAQSAHIRRSNPRRVTTEERRIVRRGIPYGEPVSGFPGSLDEEVPANDEGSRGLLFIALNADLEGQFEFIQRRWMNSMSFGGGWGRDPFGASTPGPRGRIRIPGLPEKELPTFTRFRGGAYFFMPSMQAIRDLSDNRFA, from the coding sequence ATGACCTCGCTGCACCCGGACGCGACCACGGGGGATTTCACGTCCGACGTGCAGGCCAACGTCCTGCGTGGTCTCCGAGCCCGTCACGCGCGCTTCGTCTTCGTCCGTTTCGACGACGCAGCCGGAGCGCGCGCCTGGCTCGGGGACCAGGACCTCACTGATGGCCAGCTCTGGCCGCGAGGTCAACCGCCTTCAGAGGTGCTCTCGACCGTGGCGATCTCGAGTGACGGGATGCGGGCGCTTGGCGTGGACGATTCGTTGGTCGAAGGCTTTCCCGAAGCGTTTCGCGCGGGCATGTGGGAGCGCCGGGCCACCCTCGGCGATCCTCCGACCCTCGACGCGTGGGATCGCGATCTGCGAGACAAGGTGGGGAGGCAGCCCCACGCGCTCCTGAGCCTCTACGCGGACGACGAGGCGAAACTCGAGGATGCGGTCCACCGTCGGGCGCTCCTGTCGGGTGCGTCGGTTCGACGCGTCCATGTCGAGAAGGGGCGTCGCCTGGTGGAGGGCCGAGAGCATTTCGGTTTCCGCGATGGCATCAGCCAGCCCGTCTGGACCGAACAGATGAAGTGGCGTTCGAGGTACCCGCTTTCGCGTCTCCTCTGCTTCCCGCCGTCCGGTGGAGACCCTACCCTGCGAAGACTGCTCCGGCTCGGAAGCTATCTGGTCTTCCGCAAGATCGAACAGGACGTGGCGGAGTTCCGGCGGTTCGTGCAGGGGCGACGCTTCACGCCCGAGAACGTCGCGGCGTTGATGATGGGACGTTGGCGGAACGGGGCGCCCGTCGAACTCTTTCCCGATGATCCGGGGGAGCTCCTTCATGACCACAACGACTTCGAGTTCGACGACGAGGCGAGTCCGGGACGAACCGCGCAGAGCGCCCACATCCGGCGCTCGAACCCCCGGCGCGTCACGACGGAGGAACGTCGAATCGTGCGGCGCGGGATTCCTTACGGGGAGCCCGTGAGTGGCTTCCCGGGCTCCTTGGACGAGGAGGTTCCGGCGAACGACGAAGGATCGCGTGGGCTCCTGTTCATTGCTCTCAACGCGGATCTCGAGGGCCAGTTCGAGTTCATTCAGCGACGTTGGATGAACTCGATGAGCTTCGGGGGTGGCTGGGGACGCGACCCCTTTGGTGCCAGCACGCCGGGCCCACGCGGGCGCATTCGCATCCCGGGCCTTCCCGAGAAGGAGCTTCCGACCTTCACCCGGTTCAGAGGCGGTGCCTATTTCTTCATGCCGAGCATGCAGGCGATTCGCGACCTGTCCGACAACCGCTTCGCCTGA
- a CDS encoding Crp/Fnr family transcriptional regulator — translation MPNPRSEAEWIRSSSLFRSLSDDVLEKLASVAIARRYPARTVLYRRNDSGESMMVVVSGRVVISSLSPEGNEVILNLINPGEVHGEIALLDGGPRTATATADLDTEALVLQRRDVKPMLEESPGLAVQLLQVLCARIRETTAFVEDAVLMDVPRRFARRLDVLATRYGEPTDGGGQHIRHGLSQQELAEATGITRVSVNKMLMSWQREGLLEHGRGYVTVHDWEALRTFVDGDA, via the coding sequence ATGCCCAATCCTCGCAGCGAAGCCGAGTGGATCCGTTCATCTTCCCTGTTCCGTTCCTTGTCCGACGACGTTCTCGAAAAGCTGGCGAGCGTGGCGATCGCGCGTCGCTATCCCGCGAGGACCGTCCTGTATCGGCGCAACGACTCGGGTGAATCGATGATGGTCGTGGTCTCGGGCAGGGTGGTGATCTCGTCACTCTCTCCCGAGGGAAACGAGGTGATCCTCAACCTCATCAACCCCGGCGAGGTGCATGGCGAAATCGCGCTCCTCGACGGAGGGCCGCGCACGGCAACGGCCACGGCGGACCTCGATACCGAGGCGCTGGTTCTTCAACGGCGCGACGTGAAGCCGATGCTCGAGGAATCCCCGGGTCTCGCCGTCCAGCTCCTCCAGGTACTCTGCGCGCGAATCCGCGAGACGACGGCCTTCGTCGAGGATGCCGTCCTCATGGACGTGCCCCGGCGGTTCGCACGGCGTCTCGACGTGCTGGCAACGCGCTACGGCGAGCCCACCGACGGGGGCGGACAGCACATTCGACATGGGCTCTCGCAGCAGGAGCTGGCAGAAGCAACCGGGATCACGCGGGTCAGCGTCAACAAGATGCTGATGAGCTGGCAGCGGGAAGGACTCCTCGAGCACGGACGCGGCTACGTGACCGTGCACGATTGGGAGGCGCTGCGCACGTTCGTCGACGGCGATGCCTAG
- a CDS encoding TetR/AcrR family transcriptional regulator, producing the protein MPASGSKDSISKEARAAARAPLSQDAIVRAVLDVGVNRFSMHSVARHLGVTATALYRHVGSRDELLALAMEAYCARIVLPDASLEWRPYLEALAHGFRDTLLAMPGAAEYGTKIGPATPSAFAIVDHAIGVLREAGFSALGAWRAYSLVVNYAFSAVQGLEHFARLEAEHGSGGFRVFQLSAEERASFPNLAWTTDGIDFDFDATFDANLKAIVAGLEPG; encoded by the coding sequence GTGCCCGCATCGGGAAGCAAGGACTCCATCAGCAAGGAGGCGCGAGCCGCGGCGCGAGCCCCGCTCAGCCAGGACGCCATCGTGCGCGCCGTGCTCGACGTGGGCGTGAACCGTTTCTCGATGCACAGCGTTGCCCGGCACCTCGGGGTGACGGCCACCGCCCTCTATCGCCACGTCGGTTCGCGCGACGAACTCCTCGCCCTCGCCATGGAGGCGTACTGTGCGCGGATCGTGCTGCCGGACGCCTCATTGGAATGGCGCCCCTACCTCGAGGCGCTCGCCCACGGGTTCCGCGACACCTTGCTCGCGATGCCGGGCGCTGCCGAGTACGGCACGAAGATCGGCCCGGCCACGCCGAGTGCCTTCGCCATCGTCGACCACGCCATCGGTGTGCTGCGCGAAGCCGGGTTCTCCGCGCTGGGCGCCTGGCGCGCCTACAGCCTCGTCGTGAACTACGCGTTCTCGGCGGTGCAGGGGCTGGAGCACTTCGCTCGGCTCGAGGCCGAGCACGGCTCCGGCGGCTTCCGCGTCTTCCAGCTGTCGGCCGAAGAACGCGCCTCGTTCCCGAACCTCGCCTGGACGACCGACGGCATCGACTTCGACTTCGACGCCACCTTCGACGCGAATCTCAAGGCGATCGTCGCGGGACTGGAGCCGGGCTGA
- a CDS encoding LLM class flavin-dependent oxidoreductase: MSVDPAAGRAACRFGLFLNMGANLAARPEEIFAFTLEQADLAERLGLHDLWLSEHHFIPFGLDPSALTAAGFLLGRTRRLRVGTAVVLAPLLEPIDLAERAALLDQMSGGRFDLGLGRGGYLRDYEVFGVDTKRWDEEPVRSLSTLLDLWSGNEERRARVDVGGAMRVEPQPFSPQGPPLFAATSSPGGLAFAARNGLPLQHYFAMPAQGRVAVEAQYEKERPDAVDPPEHLHTLIVHVTSEPDRDRERLREALTTSFQDGDWPAVPGAEGRHRDADGNPVDRAAMATGVADGAILGDPQQVAEALRAFIDTTGARRIALYAEAIADREATLASIERFAKEVAPRLQGGMG, encoded by the coding sequence ATGTCCGTCGACCCCGCCGCCGGCCGCGCAGCCTGCCGTTTCGGCCTCTTCCTCAACATGGGCGCGAACCTCGCCGCCCGCCCCGAGGAGATCTTCGCGTTCACTCTCGAGCAGGCGGACCTCGCCGAGCGCCTCGGCCTCCACGATCTCTGGCTCTCCGAGCACCACTTCATTCCTTTCGGACTCGACCCGAGCGCGCTGACGGCGGCCGGGTTCTTGCTCGGAAGAACCCGGCGACTGCGCGTCGGCACTGCGGTCGTCCTGGCACCGCTGCTCGAACCGATCGATCTTGCCGAACGTGCCGCCCTGTTGGATCAGATGAGCGGGGGGCGCTTCGACCTCGGGCTCGGACGCGGCGGCTACCTGCGTGACTACGAGGTCTTCGGCGTGGACACGAAGCGGTGGGACGAGGAGCCCGTCCGCTCGCTTTCGACGCTGCTCGACCTCTGGTCGGGGAACGAGGAACGCCGCGCGCGGGTCGATGTCGGCGGTGCCATGCGCGTAGAGCCGCAGCCCTTCTCGCCGCAGGGTCCGCCCCTGTTTGCCGCGACGAGCTCGCCCGGGGGTCTCGCCTTCGCCGCCCGGAACGGGCTTCCCTTGCAGCACTACTTCGCCATGCCGGCCCAGGGGCGCGTGGCGGTCGAAGCGCAGTACGAGAAGGAACGACCGGACGCGGTCGACCCTCCGGAACACCTGCACACCCTGATCGTGCACGTCACCAGCGAGCCCGACCGCGATCGCGAGCGACTCCGCGAGGCCCTGACCACCTCCTTCCAGGACGGCGACTGGCCGGCGGTGCCCGGCGCCGAGGGGCGCCACCGAGACGCTGACGGCAACCCGGTGGACCGGGCAGCGATGGCCACAGGCGTCGCCGACGGGGCGATTCTCGGTGACCCCCAGCAGGTCGCGGAAGCACTCCGGGCCTTCATCGACACCACGGGAGCGCGCCGGATCGCGCTCTACGCGGAGGCCATCGCGGACCGCGAAGCGACCCTCGCCTCGATCGAGCGCTTCGCCAAAGAGGTCGCTCCGAGACTTCAGGGAGGAATGGGATGA
- a CDS encoding MMPL family transporter, which translates to MRVERFNQAFRRVGAFQLRHRFWFLVAALTLVAVGVSGVGQVSINVSRDSWFDDSEAISIATERFEDRFGNNDTIGILVTAPDVLHPEVLTAIRALGNELLDDVPHADAVNSLVELEISVGTPDGVEIINPFEDGIPTDPDRLEEIRALLLSRPALANRLFSDDFTETWLTLELHEYPEEEEWSQQEDAQEPMFDIGEAAIAIVTDPKWESDRFTLKAAGLPYTETEERDYFGAEAQKRVVSGFGLMVLLLSVFLRSVRGVLVPVFTTVMGVVVVFGIMGWLGIAIDATLVTLPILLGMALSVSYSIHIVNAFKRNHRKHGVRHEAAIAAVEETGWPIGFTALTTMGSVLSFATVGIETIRWLGFTCAAVVLTVYLFVSVLVPILMSFGKDRAPAADAGQPRDSAFDRGMRAAGNLVIQRRALMLGLIALFVMVTAPGAAWMQVNMDMFKFIGLEVPYVKRVWDVAHSQLGSYLSYNITVELGEAHAIKDPEVLEKFDELIETVGAFPLTQSHKGVPRVFSILDIVKEMNQTFHGDDPAFYRVPETRDLVAQLLLLYEISGGTKTFRWVDQDYSVLRAQVQVREFDANEVAREMRVIERFGETHFPGAEVHVVGSAVQFAELNRKIVSGEIRSLLTALVVIAALMVLVFGSVKTALIGMLPNVAPLAAIAGYMGYFDSPLDMMTMTIMPMLLGVAVDDTIHFINHMKVEYERSGDYDRAIRETFSTVGTNLAMTTIVLGGAFLMFTLSPISNMARIGFLACTGLFVALITDYLATPALISWSRPFGEDRR; encoded by the coding sequence ATGAGAGTCGAGCGGTTCAACCAGGCTTTCCGTCGAGTCGGCGCCTTCCAGCTCCGCCATCGCTTCTGGTTCCTGGTCGCCGCGCTGACGCTCGTGGCGGTGGGCGTGTCGGGAGTGGGTCAGGTCTCGATCAACGTGTCGCGCGATAGCTGGTTCGACGACAGCGAGGCCATCTCGATCGCGACCGAGCGCTTCGAAGACCGGTTCGGGAACAACGACACGATCGGCATTCTGGTCACCGCGCCCGACGTGCTCCACCCCGAGGTGCTCACCGCGATTCGCGCCCTCGGCAATGAACTCCTCGACGACGTTCCCCACGCCGACGCGGTGAACTCGCTCGTCGAACTCGAGATCTCGGTGGGCACACCGGATGGCGTCGAGATCATCAATCCCTTCGAGGACGGGATCCCGACCGATCCGGACCGGCTCGAGGAGATCCGCGCGCTCCTGCTCTCAAGGCCGGCGCTGGCCAACCGCCTCTTCTCGGACGACTTCACGGAGACCTGGCTCACACTCGAGCTCCACGAGTACCCGGAAGAAGAAGAGTGGTCCCAGCAGGAGGACGCCCAGGAACCGATGTTCGACATCGGCGAAGCGGCGATCGCAATCGTCACCGACCCGAAATGGGAAAGCGACCGCTTCACCCTGAAGGCGGCCGGGCTCCCCTACACCGAGACCGAGGAACGCGACTACTTCGGGGCCGAGGCCCAGAAACGGGTCGTGTCGGGATTCGGTCTGATGGTGTTGCTGCTCAGCGTCTTCCTGCGTTCGGTTCGCGGCGTGCTCGTCCCGGTCTTCACGACGGTGATGGGCGTCGTCGTGGTCTTCGGGATCATGGGTTGGCTCGGCATCGCCATCGACGCAACGCTCGTCACGCTCCCGATCCTGCTCGGGATGGCGCTCTCGGTCAGCTACTCGATCCATATCGTCAACGCCTTCAAGCGCAATCACCGCAAGCATGGGGTGCGACACGAGGCCGCGATCGCCGCCGTCGAAGAGACCGGCTGGCCCATCGGCTTCACGGCGCTCACGACGATGGGATCGGTGCTGTCGTTCGCAACGGTCGGGATCGAGACGATTCGCTGGCTGGGCTTTACCTGCGCTGCCGTCGTACTCACCGTCTATCTATTCGTCTCGGTGCTGGTCCCCATCCTGATGAGCTTCGGGAAGGACCGGGCGCCGGCCGCTGATGCGGGGCAACCGCGCGACTCTGCCTTCGACCGCGGCATGCGCGCGGCCGGAAACCTCGTCATCCAGCGACGGGCACTGATGTTGGGGCTCATCGCGCTCTTCGTGATGGTTACGGCGCCGGGAGCCGCTTGGATGCAGGTGAACATGGACATGTTCAAGTTCATCGGTCTCGAGGTGCCCTACGTGAAACGCGTCTGGGACGTCGCCCACTCCCAGCTCGGTTCCTACCTTTCGTACAACATCACGGTCGAACTCGGGGAGGCCCACGCCATCAAGGACCCCGAGGTGCTCGAAAAGTTCGACGAATTGATCGAGACAGTAGGCGCCTTCCCACTCACCCAGTCGCACAAGGGCGTGCCCCGGGTCTTCTCGATCCTCGACATCGTGAAGGAGATGAATCAGACCTTTCATGGGGACGATCCTGCCTTCTACCGGGTCCCCGAGACCCGCGATCTCGTCGCCCAGCTGCTCCTGCTCTACGAAATCTCCGGTGGCACCAAGACCTTCCGCTGGGTCGACCAGGACTACTCGGTGCTGCGCGCCCAGGTGCAGGTACGGGAGTTCGACGCAAACGAGGTCGCTCGGGAAATGCGCGTGATCGAGCGCTTCGGCGAGACCCACTTCCCCGGCGCCGAGGTGCACGTCGTCGGATCCGCCGTGCAGTTCGCAGAACTCAATCGCAAGATCGTCTCGGGCGAGATCCGCTCACTCCTCACTGCACTCGTCGTCATCGCGGCCCTGATGGTGCTGGTTTTCGGAAGCGTCAAGACGGCGTTGATCGGCATGCTCCCCAACGTGGCACCGCTCGCCGCCATCGCCGGCTACATGGGCTACTTCGACTCGCCCCTCGACATGATGACCATGACCATCATGCCCATGCTCCTCGGCGTCGCCGTCGACGACACGATCCACTTCATCAACCACATGAAGGTCGAGTACGAGCGAAGCGGTGACTACGACCGTGCGATCCGCGAGACCTTCTCGACGGTCGGCACGAACCTCGCGATGACGACGATCGTGCTGGGCGGCGCCTTCTTGATGTTCACCCTGTCCCCCATCTCGAACATGGCGCGCATCGGCTTCCTGGCGTGCACGGGACTCTTCGTCGCGCTGATCACCGACTATCTGGCCACACCGGCCCTGATCTCGTGGTCGAGGCCCTTCGGCGAGGATCGGCGGTGA
- a CDS encoding DUF4149 domain-containing protein: MTGVLSIVAGVCVATGFGAMVFFSSVMAPLIFTRLPEETAGRFIRQVFPWYYAVLAVVTGVGALVLLASTDDRFDGIVCAAIAAGFVLARQWLMPRINALRDRELAGDAAAAQPFQAAHRASVVLNFVQLVGLGFVLVRMLD, encoded by the coding sequence ATGACCGGCGTCCTGTCCATCGTGGCCGGCGTGTGCGTGGCCACGGGCTTCGGCGCGATGGTCTTCTTCTCCAGTGTGATGGCGCCGCTCATCTTCACCCGCCTTCCCGAAGAGACGGCTGGTCGCTTCATCCGCCAGGTGTTTCCCTGGTACTACGCGGTGCTCGCCGTGGTGACGGGCGTGGGCGCCCTGGTGCTGCTCGCAAGCACCGACGATCGCTTCGACGGCATCGTTTGTGCCGCCATCGCCGCTGGCTTCGTGTTGGCGCGCCAGTGGTTGATGCCACGGATCAACGCGTTGCGAGATCGCGAGCTGGCGGGCGACGCTGCGGCAGCGCAGCCCTTCCAGGCCGCACACCGGGCGAGCGTCGTGCTGAACTTCGTTCAGCTCGTGGGCCTCGGCTTCGTGCTGGTGCGGATGCTGGACTGA
- a CDS encoding DUF2470 domain-containing protein, producing MPKVDTLRESRWRLREADSVEIRSGAQHVRAALVCAREGEPVVELPEPLASETSVELLGPEGLALRGWLQPASESERSRFLGVLPDADPARLHRFEIQEAALLDGSTASAEEWTLDTPGWVDQEQFILDHMNDDHVSEMQLMCAQLRGVEVAEPRMVAVDPEGMHLRAGDALLYFRFEEVCDTVREVAGQTIVLTHRARAMAGGEAEPADGRAS from the coding sequence ATGCCGAAAGTCGACACCCTCCGAGAATCCCGTTGGCGCCTGCGCGAGGCGGACAGCGTCGAGATCCGCAGTGGCGCGCAGCACGTCCGAGCCGCCCTGGTATGCGCCCGAGAAGGTGAGCCTGTGGTCGAGCTCCCCGAGCCGCTTGCGTCGGAGACTTCAGTCGAGCTTCTCGGCCCCGAGGGCCTCGCGCTGCGGGGATGGCTGCAACCGGCCAGCGAATCCGAGCGGTCACGCTTCCTGGGGGTGCTCCCCGACGCCGACCCCGCGCGTCTGCACCGGTTCGAGATCCAGGAGGCGGCGCTCCTGGACGGTTCGACCGCCTCCGCGGAGGAATGGACACTCGACACGCCTGGTTGGGTCGACCAGGAGCAGTTCATTCTCGATCACATGAACGACGACCACGTATCCGAGATGCAGCTCATGTGCGCCCAGCTTCGGGGTGTCGAGGTGGCCGAGCCCAGGATGGTCGCGGTCGACCCGGAGGGGATGCATCTGCGCGCCGGCGATGCGCTGCTCTACTTCCGGTTCGAGGAGGTCTGCGACACGGTCCGCGAAGTAGCCGGTCAGACGATCGTGCTGACCCACCGTGCCCGCGCGATGGCCGGGGGGGAAGCCGAGCCGGCTGACGGGCGAGCATCATGA
- a CDS encoding pyridoxamine 5'-phosphate oxidase family protein yields MPGRMNRDQIHAFLDSRPGWAILTTLSADGLPHTVPLGYYRLGDEIVMGVRDGTAKVANIERDSRASVLLESGSTMSDIRGVMLQGHARVHRAPDEVLHYAREGARARGVPEAELPTEARAGAVYIRVTPERAISWDYGAGGD; encoded by the coding sequence ATGCCTGGACGAATGAACCGCGACCAGATCCACGCCTTCCTGGACTCCCGCCCGGGTTGGGCAATCCTCACCACGCTCAGCGCCGACGGCCTCCCGCACACCGTGCCCCTCGGCTACTACCGGCTTGGCGACGAGATCGTGATGGGAGTGCGCGACGGGACCGCCAAGGTCGCGAACATCGAGCGTGACTCGCGGGCGAGCGTTCTCCTCGAGTCCGGCAGCACCATGTCGGACATTCGCGGCGTGATGCTGCAGGGACACGCCCGTGTCCATCGCGCGCCCGACGAAGTCCTGCACTACGCGCGTGAAGGGGCGCGTGCGCGGGGCGTTCCCGAAGCCGAATTGCCGACTGAGGCCCGGGCCGGTGCGGTCTACATCCGCGTCACCCCGGAGCGGGCGATCTCGTGGGACTACGGGGCCGGCGGCGACTAG